In the Wyeomyia smithii strain HCP4-BCI-WySm-NY-G18 chromosome 2, ASM2978416v1, whole genome shotgun sequence genome, one interval contains:
- the LOC129719887 gene encoding uncharacterized protein LOC129719887, with the protein MEPVETYELMTVTYGLAPSSFLTTRTLKQLAADEGNAYPLGKAALQKSFYADDFIDGAESVAEAIQLRTELSKLLAKGGFPLRKWTCSQFPPKAPHFGSLWEAAVKVAKRQLYRQLGNSELSFEDLATILAQIEASMNSRPIVPLSEDPNDISALTPAYFLIGSTMYSLPEEDLHLTSTSRLDHYQRMQKVYQQLWHHWRAEYLQELQRDNKTCQPNRCVQPGRLVLLTDELQIPVKWPLARIVAIIPVRTI; encoded by the exons ATGGAACCTGTCGAAACGTACGAGTTGATGACGGTCACGTATGGCTTAGCTCCATCCTCGTTTCTTACTACGCGCACCCTCAAGCAATTGGCTGCCGATGAAGGCAACGCATACCCGCTTGGAAAGGCAGCTCTTCAAAAGAGCTTCTACGCGGACGATTTCATTGACGGTGCCGAATCAGTCGCTGAAGCTATCCAATTAAGGACGGAATTGAGTAAGCTGTTAGCCAAGGGTGGCTTTCCGCTACGGAAGTGGACCTGCAGTCAATT TCCGCCGAAGGCCCCACACTTCGGCAGTTTGTGGGAGGCGGCGGTGAAGGTGGCTAAACGACAGCTCTACCGACAACTTGGGAATTCTGAATTGTCATTTGAGGACCTGGCTACTATACTGGCGCAAATAGAGGCGAGTATGAACTCGCGACCCATCGTTCCGCTTAGTGAAGATCCGAACGACATTTCTGCGCTTACCCCGGCATACTTCCTCATCGGAAGTACCATGTATTCACTCCCTGAAGAAGATTTGCACCTTACATCAACAAGCCGTCTCGATCATTATCAGCGTATGCAAAAGGTTTACCAACAGCTTTGGCACCATTGGCGGGCCGAATATCTGCAGGAGTTGCAGCGTGATAACAAAACCTGTCAACCCAACAGATGCGTTCAACCAGGCAGGTTGGTACTGCTAACTGATGAGCTCCAGATTCCAGTGAAGTGGCCGCTTGCACGTATAGTCGCCATCATTCCGGTAAGGACGATTTAG
- the LOC129719888 gene encoding uncharacterized protein LOC129719888 has protein sequence MKDQHGEPLIMDKSKVRREREKCRRIVLRKRFDDSSLIAFSFDGRKDDTYTREKIDGKYHSRMVKEPHLVILREPNSRLIGYARLVEESAEYKTTKLNEFFNDKNISLDALIGICTDGEPTNTGTHGGIIRRFELLLKRPLHWFVCLLHINELPFRHLFGVLDKSSTTGPTSTTGKLSKQIENSEALPVVSDFQRIALENMPPVAEQHEYSTDSQYLYDMAHAISNGVVSVDLAHINPGKIQTYSRHRSSYGTPVGTLCDYTY, from the exons atgaaagatcagcatggcgaacctctcatcatggataaatcgaaagttcgtagagaaagagagaaatgcagacgaatagtgctccgcaaaaggtttgatgattctagtttaatagcgttttcattcgacggcagaaaagatgatacttatacgagagaaaaaattgatggtaagtatcatagtaggatggtaaaagaacctcaccttgttattttgagagaaccgaattctcgattgattggttacgcaagactggtagaagaaagtgctgaatacaaaacaacaaaattgaatgaatttttcaacgataaaaacatatctctggatgcattgattggcatatgcactgacggtgagccaacaaacactggcacacacggtggaattatacgaagattcgaattgctgctaaaaagaccattgcattggtttgtttgccttctacacatcaacgaacttccgtttcgacatttgtttggggttttggataaatcatccaccactggaccaacatcaacaaccgggaaactaagcaagcaaattgaaaattctgaagctcttccg gtggtgagcgactttcagagaattgcgttggaaaatatgcctcctgttgcagaacagcacgaatattccaccgattcgcagtacttatacgacatggcacatgcaatttctaatggcgtgGTTTCTGTGGATCTGGCTCACATAAACccagggaaaatt CAAACATATTCTCGTCACCGGTCGAGTTATGGTACCCCGGTTGGTACGCTGTGTGACTACACGTACTAA